ATATTTTTTCGCCGGCGATCGTAGTGTGGTCGTGGTCGAGTTGGCCGCGGTCTCGAGTTTGCTTCGCCTTCTATCGGTCGGTCTgtcggtcgctcgctcgctcgctcgcgcgtacGCGCCTCCGACACacgaagaaagagaaacgtTTTCCCGTGGAAGTGAGCGAGGAGGCTAGACGGTAACGAGAACGCGAGAAGGACGAAGCGTCGAACGATCAGTGAGGCGGGAGGCGGGGATTGGCGGGACATGGAGGGGCATGGAGGGGCAGCGACGTTAGGTGGAACTGTGGGTGTCGACGGGAAGGGAGCAGACCGACGTAGTGGTGGTCTACTCGAGTGGGGGGCTCTCCTCGGGCCGATGGCGGgatttggggggggggggggggggcagcaCTGGCTGTGGAGAGGGTTCAGGGGAGAACACGTCGGGGAAGTTTGCTCGTGGGCGTGGTGGGGGGCGAACTTTCCTCGTTGCCGCAGTAGAGTAGCGGCCTTCGACGCGATCTGATCTCGATCCGCGTCGTGTTCTCTCCTTTGCGTGTGTAAAtctgtgcgcgcgtgtgtgtgtgtgagaacGTGTTACGGGCCATAGTTTCACCTCCCCCATTGGATGTACGCGTCTAGTCCCCCGAAAAATTGTCTCTTCTTCCGGGTCACGCCTGTCGGATAATACACACACCCTGCCGAGAGAGAGGATACTTTTTTACTCGTCCCTCCTCCCACCACACGCCCGCCCACCCTGTCGCGAGAGGATATCGTTTATCGACGAGAGTGTGCGTGCCCGCGGAGGCGACCAGTGTGAATCAGTGTACCCTACACACGGGAGCGAGAGAGCCGCCCTCCCATCTTTGGGATTCGCGACAGCGGCGTTTTCACTTCAGCCGATAACGCCTGGGTTCGCTCGGTTGTTGGTGGATTTACGATGCGGTGCGCCGATACGTCGACGACGGTCGCTTTAAGGACTCACCGCTAGAGATCTCCTCGCCCCAGCTGTAGGCGGAGAAACGTAGTGGTGTATTGTTTCGCTGACTAGTGGTGCCTCGCGCGTTAACGTGAATACAGGGTGTTGTTGGATGATAAAGATTACCCCGAAGAATATCTTGTTCCATCTCCATGTTCTGAAACGGTTGGCTACGATGCAACGTTTTTAACGCTTCGAATCGCTCGAATCGTTTCGTCGGGACACGCGCTGCGTCTCTtgataaaagagaaataaagagCGAAGAGGGAAAAAGGGGGCAGATCCAACTGAAACGAAAACGCAGAAAAGTAAACGGATCCCGCGACCATTGTTCCGTCGGTCGATCAACGTCTCTCTGTCGGCGAGGCTGGGGTGTTCGTGGCCGTTCGGCAAGCTTCGTAGCCGATCGTGTTCCCCGTGGCTGGTTCGTTCGTACGGTTCTCTCTCGCGCGACGAGTGATCTCATCGTGCGCACGCAGTGCGCGCCAGGGTGCTGCCGGTCTCTACACagcgaaaaaagaaaggaaaagggggaagataaaagagaaaaggggATATAAAGTCCGTGGTGTTTTGTTTTTTCGGCAGTGATCGTATCGGTGGCGTTTTCTACGCTCAAGGATATACCTAGGAACGAACGCCGGTTACGAGAGTGCTTATTTATTACCTACAagaatacatatatgtatatttacatacatatgtattaattatatattacgtATATATCGTGCGTGATTGTTGTTGAGTAGTGGTGGTTGGTATATTCGTTTTGGGTGGTGTTGGTGAGCGGCTTGGTGTCCGCCCATCGGACGTAGAAAATCCGCCAGTGTGACGCTTTCCCACGAGCGTGCCAATAGGGAATAAGATCAACGCAATcggggtgatatctcgcgttctCTCGCGACGGTCCTAGGGCTGCGTCTTGGGAGGATGAGCCGCACCATAACTCAGCGTGCGGCTCCAGCGATGAAGAGAACGAGTGTGGTGATCGAGAACGCAGCGAGGACGACGGTAGAAGCATGCCACCGGTGCTAGGAGGCGCGGCAATGGCGGTCCTTCCGGTAAGCCCGCAGACGGCCACGCAGGGTAACCCGCACCACCATCATAATCATCACGTACACCAGGGACAAACGCAAGTACTACTAGCGGCTGCCGGCCCAGCGACCCAGGCCCAGCCGCAGCTGCTCTATCAGCCGTATAATTTGATGCCGGCGGGCAGCTCGCCCTCCCACCAAACGGCCACGGCCTTTCAGCATCATCCTCATCATCCTCAtcatcaacaacaacaacaacaacaacagcaacaacaacagcagcagcagcagcaagcGCAGCAACAAGTCCAGCCGcagcatcatcatcatcatcatcagcaaGTGCCACCCGGCCAGCAGGTTGGCAACTTCCTGCCCGGAGACGTTGCTAACGCCGCCAACACGCTCGCCCTGTAAGTGACCTCGACTACTGCGATAAGGGGGGTTGGGTCGAATCTCGACTCGAGTACGCAGGCGATTAGGCTGTATATCTGTGTTAGGGGATAAGTAGGGCGAACCTCTGCCGCAGAAGCTGAACGGATtagggaaaaagaagaaaatggccGCGAGGAACTTTTCTCTGTGAGGTGCTTGTCATCTTGGGTTACACGTCCAGTCAATGGGACTTTACCTGACCTTTGCCAGAATAGCGGCAACCGTGTGACGTGGCTGTTGTGTAGCATTTCGGCGTAATATCCCCGGCGCTGACGAGGAAAGTTTTACGCCTTCTGATTTGACCTTGATTCGCTGAGTTGCCGGGGCTTGAGCCACGATCGACTTTTTTTGTGAAGTTCGATCGTCGTGGTTGGGGACCTCGGAGGAATTGATGATAGGGACGCAGGTCTGTGAGAGGATGGCTAGAGAATATTAATTACAGTCTGGTACACAAGTGTCTCGTCTGGCGAGATGAAGTGACTGctgcgaatgaaattttaatggcgTCACTCGCTTCGCAA
This is a stretch of genomic DNA from Nomia melanderi isolate GNS246 chromosome 1, iyNomMela1, whole genome shotgun sequence. It encodes these proteins:
- the LOC143174691 gene encoding uncharacterized protein LOC143174691 yields the protein MPPVLGGAAMAVLPVSPQTATQGNPHHHHNHHVHQGQTQVLLAAAGPATQAQPQLLYQPYNLMPAGSSPSHQTATAFQHHPHHPHHQQQQQQQQQQQQQQQQQAQQQVQPQHHHHHHQQVPPGQQVGNFLPGDVANAANTLALG